From the Amycolatopsis thermoflava N1165 genome, one window contains:
- a CDS encoding betaine/proline/choline family ABC transporter ATP-binding protein — protein sequence MSGVEIQLEHVTKRYPGSRQPAVDDVTMTIPAGKIVILVGPSGCGKTTTMRMINRLIEPTSGRITIGGEDALSLNPDRLRRKVGYAIQQAGLFPHFTVAQNVAVVPGLLGWDKKKIADRVDEMLDLVGLDPAQFHDRFPRQLSGGQQQRVGVARALAADPPVLLMDEPFGAVDPITRGNLQDELLRLQSELGKTIVFVTHDFDEAVKLGDKIAVLGNQSKILQYDTPDAILANPADDTVAGFVGAGASLKQLTLLRVRDVELKQDTVTATIGDSPAELRRQMTEQRRTYALVLDHRRRPVRWVHVRDLGSATSLDGVGKPIGDYVSLQSTLQDALEAMLVEGGGVPVTGARGEYAGMIELDTVMGTIQRLREEHSDDGGPA from the coding sequence GTGTCCGGCGTCGAGATCCAGCTGGAGCACGTCACCAAGCGCTACCCCGGCTCGCGCCAGCCCGCGGTCGACGACGTCACCATGACGATCCCGGCCGGCAAGATCGTGATCCTGGTCGGCCCGTCCGGCTGCGGCAAGACGACCACGATGCGGATGATCAACCGGCTGATCGAGCCGACGTCCGGCCGGATCACCATCGGCGGTGAGGACGCGCTGAGCCTCAACCCGGACCGCCTGCGCCGCAAGGTCGGCTACGCGATCCAGCAGGCCGGGCTGTTCCCGCACTTCACGGTCGCGCAGAACGTCGCGGTCGTGCCCGGGCTGCTCGGCTGGGACAAGAAGAAGATCGCCGACCGCGTCGACGAGATGCTCGACCTGGTCGGGCTCGACCCGGCCCAGTTCCACGACCGGTTCCCGCGCCAGCTCTCCGGCGGCCAGCAGCAGCGCGTCGGCGTGGCCCGCGCGCTCGCCGCCGATCCGCCGGTGCTGCTGATGGACGAGCCGTTCGGCGCGGTCGACCCCATCACCCGCGGCAACCTGCAGGACGAGCTGTTGCGGCTGCAGTCCGAACTGGGCAAGACGATCGTGTTCGTGACCCACGACTTCGACGAGGCCGTGAAGCTCGGCGACAAGATCGCGGTGCTCGGCAACCAGTCGAAGATCCTGCAGTACGACACCCCGGACGCGATCCTGGCCAACCCGGCCGACGACACGGTCGCCGGGTTCGTCGGCGCGGGCGCGTCGCTCAAGCAGCTCACCCTGCTGCGCGTGCGCGACGTCGAGCTGAAGCAGGACACGGTGACCGCGACGATCGGCGATTCGCCCGCCGAGCTGCGGCGGCAGATGACCGAGCAGCGCCGCACCTACGCGCTGGTGCTCGACCACCGCCGCCGCCCGGTCCGCTGGGTGCACGTCCGGGACCTGGGCAGCGCGACCTCGCTGGACGGGGTCGGCAAGCCGATCGGCGACTACGTGAGCCTGCAGTCGACGCTGCAGGACGCGCTGGAGGCGATGCTCGTCGAGGGCGGCGGCGTGCCGGTCACCGGGGCGCGCGGCGAGTACGCCGGGATGATCGAGCTGGACACCGTGATGGGCACGATCCAGCGGCTGCGCGAGGAGCACTCCGACGACGGGGGACCGGCGTGA
- a CDS encoding YcnI family protein — protein sequence MTNNAVIRRGLVLAGTVGIAGLLGAGVASAHVTANVLGSEPQQGGYGAITFRVPNEEENAATVKVEIDFKPEYAISSVRYQPIPGWTAEVTKTPLPAPVKNGKGLDVTEAVTKIVFTAQPGTKIGPGETQYQDFGITAGSLPAVDELVLPAIQTYDNGAVVAWDQVQAAGAEEPEHPAPTVSLAAASASGDSHHAKTAAAQAAAEESASTDDTARWLGGAGLAVGALGLGVGAGAVLRSRKASK from the coding sequence ATGACGAACAACGCCGTCATCCGGCGCGGGCTCGTGCTGGCCGGCACGGTCGGGATCGCGGGTCTGCTGGGCGCGGGCGTCGCGTCCGCGCACGTCACCGCCAACGTCCTCGGCTCGGAGCCGCAGCAGGGTGGGTACGGGGCGATCACCTTCCGCGTGCCGAACGAGGAGGAGAACGCCGCCACCGTCAAGGTGGAGATCGACTTCAAGCCGGAGTACGCGATCAGCTCGGTGCGGTACCAGCCGATCCCCGGCTGGACCGCGGAGGTCACCAAGACCCCGCTGCCGGCGCCGGTCAAGAACGGCAAGGGCCTCGACGTCACCGAGGCGGTCACGAAGATCGTCTTCACCGCTCAGCCGGGCACCAAGATCGGCCCCGGCGAAACCCAGTACCAGGACTTCGGCATCACCGCGGGCTCGCTGCCCGCGGTCGACGAACTGGTCCTGCCCGCGATCCAGACCTACGACAACGGCGCGGTCGTGGCGTGGGACCAGGTCCAGGCGGCCGGCGCGGAGGAGCCGGAGCACCCGGCCCCCACCGTGTCGCTGGCCGCGGCTTCGGCCTCGGGCGACTCGCACCACGCGAAGACCGCCGCCGCACAGGCCGCGGCGGAGGAGTCCGCCTCCACGGACGACACGGCCCGCTGGCTCGGCGGCGCCGGACTGGCCGTCGGCGCGCTCGGCCTCGGTGTCGGCGCCGGGGCGGTCCTGCGCTCCCGGAAGGCGTCGAAGTAA
- a CDS encoding ABC transporter permease, with protein MNLFEYVADRWSRLGLQAWLHVSAVVQCTIIAAVIGVLIGIAVYRSPIGSALATALASTVLTIPSFALIGLLIPIVGLGVAPSVIPLVLYALLPIVRNTIVGLSGVDPAVTDAAKGIGMSRFGVLTRVELRLAWPAILAGMRVATQMLMGIAVIAAYAKGPGLGSEVFAGLTNAGSTNSMNQALTGTIGVVVLALILDGIYVLISRFTVPRGVRV; from the coding sequence ATGAACCTGTTCGAATACGTGGCCGATCGGTGGAGCAGGCTCGGGCTGCAGGCCTGGCTCCACGTGAGCGCCGTGGTGCAGTGCACGATCATCGCCGCCGTCATCGGTGTGCTGATCGGCATCGCGGTCTACCGCAGCCCCATCGGATCGGCCCTGGCCACCGCGCTGGCCAGCACGGTCCTCACCATCCCGTCGTTCGCGCTGATCGGCCTGCTGATCCCGATCGTCGGGCTCGGCGTGGCGCCCAGCGTGATCCCGCTCGTGCTGTACGCGCTGCTGCCGATCGTGCGGAACACCATCGTCGGGCTGAGCGGGGTCGACCCCGCGGTCACCGACGCCGCCAAGGGCATCGGGATGAGCCGGTTCGGCGTGCTCACGCGCGTCGAGCTGCGCCTGGCCTGGCCCGCGATCCTGGCCGGCATGCGCGTCGCCACCCAGATGCTGATGGGCATCGCGGTGATCGCCGCCTACGCCAAGGGGCCGGGCCTGGGGTCGGAGGTGTTCGCCGGGCTGACCAACGCGGGCAGCACCAACTCCATGAACCAGGCCCTCACCGGCACGATCGGCGTGGTCGTCCTCGCGCTGATCCTCGACGGCATCTACGTCCTGATCTCCCGCTTCACCGTTCCCAGGGGTGTCCGTGTCTGA
- a CDS encoding ABC transporter permease, translating into MTTTVDKGFTTESGSRRAERARLLVQPAVVVVVVAAVVAWALLRDNDAIEAQNLNAARLLEATWQHLLITVAVAVIVVGVAVPLGAVLTRSWARPIAPVFLTIANIGQAAPALGVIVLFFLWTQWDGFWVAVLPIAFYSLLPVLRNTIVGINSVDPALIDAGRGIGMSGRAVLFRIELPLAVPLILAGLRTSLVLAVGTATLAFFVNGGGLGELIDTGYKLNRVPVLVTGAILAVGLALLIDWLGAVMERVFGPRGLA; encoded by the coding sequence GTGACCACGACCGTCGACAAGGGGTTCACCACCGAATCCGGCTCCCGCCGCGCGGAACGGGCGCGCCTGCTGGTGCAGCCCGCGGTGGTCGTGGTGGTCGTCGCCGCGGTCGTGGCCTGGGCGCTGCTGCGGGACAACGACGCCATCGAGGCGCAGAACCTGAACGCCGCCCGGCTGCTGGAGGCGACGTGGCAGCACCTGCTGATCACGGTCGCGGTCGCGGTCATCGTGGTCGGCGTCGCGGTGCCGCTCGGCGCGGTGCTCACCCGCTCCTGGGCGCGGCCGATCGCGCCGGTGTTCCTGACGATCGCGAACATCGGGCAGGCCGCGCCCGCGCTCGGCGTGATCGTGTTGTTCTTCCTGTGGACCCAGTGGGACGGGTTCTGGGTCGCGGTGCTGCCGATCGCGTTCTACTCGCTGCTGCCGGTGCTGCGGAACACGATCGTCGGCATCAACTCGGTCGACCCGGCGCTGATCGACGCGGGCCGCGGCATCGGCATGTCCGGCCGCGCGGTGCTGTTCCGGATCGAGCTGCCGCTGGCGGTGCCGCTGATCCTGGCCGGGCTGCGGACGTCGCTGGTGCTGGCGGTCGGCACGGCGACGCTGGCGTTCTTCGTCAACGGCGGCGGGCTCGGCGAGCTGATCGACACCGGGTACAAGCTCAACCGCGTCCCGGTGCTGGTCACCGGCGCGATCCTGGCGGTCGGCCTGGCACTGCTGATCGACTGGCTGGGCGCGGTCATGGAACGCGTCTTCGGACCGAGGGGGCTGGCGTGA
- a CDS encoding copper resistance protein CopC: MRRLLVTVATALVALVVTATPALAHNVLVSSDPAKDAVLATGPSKITLTFDAPVQGGNVNQVSVTGPGGTQWAEGDVQISSNVVTVGVRPLGPAGQYTVGFRILSADGHPVTGEVPFTLTTAGNGTPATASAATGADTAAPAAQSGGGVPVWVWILGAVVLLAIGLTLALRMGREKA, from the coding sequence ATGCGCCGCCTGCTCGTCACCGTCGCCACCGCACTGGTCGCGCTGGTCGTCACCGCCACCCCGGCGCTCGCGCACAACGTGCTCGTCTCGTCCGACCCGGCCAAGGACGCCGTGCTCGCGACCGGGCCGTCGAAGATCACGCTGACCTTCGACGCGCCGGTGCAGGGCGGCAACGTCAACCAGGTCTCGGTCACCGGCCCCGGCGGCACCCAGTGGGCGGAGGGCGACGTGCAGATCAGCAGCAACGTCGTCACCGTCGGCGTGCGGCCGCTCGGCCCGGCGGGGCAGTACACCGTCGGGTTCCGGATCCTGTCCGCCGACGGGCACCCGGTGACCGGCGAGGTGCCGTTCACCCTCACCACCGCCGGCAACGGCACCCCGGCCACGGCCAGCGCCGCGACCGGGGCGGACACGGCCGCGCCCGCCGCGCAGTCCGGCGGCGGCGTTCCGGTGTGGGTGTGGATCCTCGGCGCGGTGGTCCTGCTGGCCATCGGGCTGACGCTGGCTCTGCGGATGGGTAGGGAAAAGGCATGA
- a CDS encoding copper resistance D family protein, translating into MTTAAGATSQVRYQAIVAIVTAALAGALIGVALTATAPVPGVAEVSEVVSVAIPIVRVLLDLAAVTTIGLALLSVLVGYDRPKLTEPIMRRARPIALAASLVWTMTALVTLVLQTAEYRPQVPTVSFADIWDYVVQVGAGKALLVVAVLALVQVGLGVLTLRHGEKVPAEVRVGLGLFALLPLPVTGHAANWDYHDYTMISMELHVMGAVAWTGGLGAMVVLLAANRTLLAHALPRFSKLATLCLVLVSATGLFNAVVEILLNPTIGLFTALFTTPYGQLVVLKLLCAAGIAVLGAMVRWKLMPRIVRHERTALATWATLELTVMGLAFGFAVVLTRAPVS; encoded by the coding sequence ATGACTACGGCGGCCGGGGCCACCTCGCAAGTCCGTTACCAGGCGATCGTCGCGATCGTCACCGCGGCGCTGGCCGGCGCGCTGATCGGCGTCGCGCTGACGGCCACCGCGCCGGTGCCCGGGGTGGCGGAGGTCAGCGAGGTGGTCTCGGTCGCCATCCCGATCGTCCGCGTGCTGCTCGACCTGGCCGCGGTGACGACGATCGGGCTCGCCCTGCTGTCTGTGCTGGTCGGGTACGACCGGCCGAAGCTCACCGAGCCGATCATGCGCCGCGCCCGTCCGATCGCGCTCGCCGCGTCGCTGGTGTGGACGATGACCGCGCTGGTCACGCTCGTCCTGCAGACCGCCGAGTATCGGCCGCAGGTGCCGACCGTGAGCTTCGCCGACATCTGGGACTACGTGGTGCAGGTCGGCGCGGGCAAGGCGCTGCTCGTCGTCGCCGTGCTCGCGCTGGTCCAGGTCGGGCTGGGGGTGCTGACGCTGCGGCACGGCGAGAAGGTGCCTGCCGAGGTGCGCGTCGGGCTCGGCCTGTTCGCCCTGCTGCCACTGCCGGTGACCGGGCACGCGGCGAACTGGGACTACCACGACTACACGATGATCTCGATGGAGCTGCACGTCATGGGCGCGGTCGCGTGGACCGGCGGCCTCGGCGCGATGGTCGTGCTGCTCGCCGCGAACCGGACGCTGCTCGCGCACGCGCTGCCGCGGTTCTCCAAGCTGGCCACCCTGTGCCTGGTCCTGGTGTCGGCGACGGGCCTGTTCAACGCGGTGGTGGAGATCCTGCTCAACCCGACGATCGGGCTGTTCACCGCGTTGTTCACCACGCCGTACGGGCAGCTCGTGGTGCTCAAGCTGCTGTGCGCGGCGGGGATCGCGGTGCTCGGGGCGATGGTCCGGTGGAAGCTGATGCCGCGGATCGTCCGGCACGAGCGGACCGCGCTCGCGACGTGGGCGACGCTCGAGCTGACCGTCATGGGGCTCGCGTTCGGCTTCGCGGTGGTGCTCACCCGCGCCCCGGTCAGCTAA
- a CDS encoding helix-turn-helix domain-containing protein encodes MDAGDNTDARQGHPISSDAWEKREMREALAARNISAVYRNLRKEGISQRQIAALTGQSQSEVSEILKGRQVMAYDVLARIADGLGVPRGYMGLAYDEATEIQVVGAADEQQAEEDESVKRRNFLAHAAQVTMGAAILGSSPRAWAASPARTPAPGHIGMTDVRQVEAATRALRALDYQYGGGFCRDAVVAQLSWGQQMLDSSAATPVRSRLFVALADLHSLAGWTSFDSGLMDSARGHFANALELAKQGNNDHLVANILYRMGRVYLHQEAPNDALKLFQLGQIAAQESGSELAISVLAANQAWAYAMMGNEDQSLKLLGLAKDEFARANVAEAEDWVKFFNETDVYAMIGTVHTVLARGVDTKHTQYAIPALTRAIEAYGEDMQRSKVFNQAALATNHLIDGDIDHGARIGRLALESADGLKSARVKDRMMPMQEEAAKRRNNPDARDLDERISSFFAA; translated from the coding sequence ATGGACGCCGGTGACAACACTGATGCCCGCCAGGGACACCCGATCAGCTCGGATGCCTGGGAGAAGCGGGAGATGAGGGAGGCCCTGGCCGCCCGCAACATCAGTGCCGTGTACCGGAACCTGCGCAAGGAGGGCATCTCCCAGCGCCAGATCGCCGCGCTCACCGGCCAGTCCCAGTCGGAGGTCTCGGAGATCCTCAAAGGCCGCCAGGTGATGGCCTACGACGTGCTCGCCAGGATCGCCGACGGACTGGGTGTCCCCCGTGGATACATGGGCCTCGCCTACGACGAGGCCACCGAGATTCAGGTCGTCGGCGCAGCCGACGAGCAGCAGGCTGAGGAGGACGAGTCCGTGAAGCGGCGGAACTTCCTCGCGCACGCCGCCCAGGTCACGATGGGGGCGGCCATCCTGGGATCGTCGCCGAGGGCATGGGCGGCGAGCCCCGCGAGGACGCCGGCACCCGGCCACATCGGGATGACCGACGTGCGCCAGGTCGAGGCTGCGACCAGAGCGCTGCGCGCGCTCGACTACCAGTACGGCGGCGGTTTCTGCCGCGACGCCGTGGTCGCGCAGCTGTCCTGGGGGCAGCAGATGCTCGACTCCTCCGCGGCCACCCCGGTCCGCTCGCGCCTGTTCGTGGCGCTGGCCGACCTGCACAGCCTGGCCGGTTGGACGTCGTTCGACAGTGGACTGATGGACTCCGCGCGCGGGCACTTCGCCAACGCGCTGGAGCTGGCCAAGCAGGGCAACAACGACCACCTGGTGGCCAACATCCTGTACCGGATGGGCCGGGTCTACCTGCACCAGGAGGCGCCCAACGACGCGCTCAAGCTGTTCCAGCTGGGACAGATCGCGGCGCAGGAATCCGGCTCCGAGCTGGCGATCTCCGTGCTCGCGGCCAACCAGGCGTGGGCCTACGCGATGATGGGCAACGAGGACCAGTCGCTCAAGCTGCTCGGCCTGGCGAAGGACGAGTTCGCCCGCGCCAACGTGGCCGAGGCCGAGGACTGGGTCAAGTTCTTCAACGAGACCGACGTCTACGCGATGATCGGCACCGTCCACACGGTACTGGCGCGCGGCGTCGACACGAAGCACACGCAGTACGCGATCCCGGCGCTGACCAGGGCGATCGAGGCCTACGGCGAGGACATGCAGCGCAGCAAGGTGTTCAACCAGGCCGCGCTGGCCACCAACCACCTCATCGACGGCGACATCGACCACGGCGCCCGCATCGGCCGCCTGGCGCTGGAGTCGGCGGACGGCCTCAAGTCGGCCCGGGTGAAGGACCGCATGATGCCGATGCAGGAGGAAGCGGCCAAGCGCCGCAACAACCCGGACGCCCGCGACCTCGACGAACGCATCAGTTCGTTCTTCGCGGCATAG
- a CDS encoding phosphotransferase family protein produces MRTVADELDGRFTKEKLAAVLAEACALLGLDHRGARLLRFTNNAVYELAGAPVVMRIVGSRALRHRVAKVVEVARHFEANDVPAIRLLPGVGQPIHVGEHVVTAWVRVPPGERRANAADLGRLLRRVHALPAPDGVGEWAPLADVRARVADAEELDPDDRRFLLRRSAEVEAALGELEFPLDRSLIHGDAHPGNVIVGPDGPVLCDFDSACFGPPEWDLTPLAVGRERFGDPAGRYRMLADVYGFDVTAWDGFAVLRAARELKLVTSVLPILRSHPHVRGELRRRLGDLRAGRAGTEWARYR; encoded by the coding sequence ATGCGCACCGTCGCGGACGAGCTGGACGGCCGGTTCACCAAGGAGAAACTGGCCGCCGTGCTGGCCGAGGCGTGCGCCCTGCTGGGTCTGGACCACCGTGGCGCCCGGCTGCTGCGGTTCACCAACAACGCCGTCTACGAGCTGGCGGGCGCGCCCGTCGTGATGCGCATCGTCGGGTCGCGGGCGCTGCGGCACCGGGTCGCCAAGGTCGTCGAGGTCGCACGGCACTTCGAGGCCAACGACGTGCCTGCGATCCGCCTGCTGCCCGGCGTCGGCCAGCCGATCCACGTCGGCGAGCACGTCGTCACCGCGTGGGTCCGGGTGCCGCCGGGAGAGCGCCGCGCGAACGCCGCCGACCTGGGCAGACTGCTGCGCCGGGTGCACGCCCTGCCCGCGCCGGACGGCGTCGGCGAGTGGGCGCCGCTGGCGGACGTGCGGGCCCGCGTGGCCGACGCCGAGGAGCTCGACCCAGACGACCGCCGGTTCCTGCTGCGCCGCAGCGCCGAGGTCGAAGCGGCGCTCGGCGAGCTGGAGTTCCCGCTGGACCGGAGCCTGATCCACGGCGACGCGCACCCGGGCAACGTGATCGTCGGCCCGGACGGACCGGTGCTGTGCGACTTCGACTCCGCGTGCTTCGGCCCGCCGGAATGGGACCTCACGCCGCTGGCCGTCGGCCGCGAGCGGTTCGGGGACCCGGCGGGCCGGTACCGCATGCTCGCCGACGTCTACGGCTTCGACGTCACCGCCTGGGACGGGTTCGCGGTGCTGCGGGCCGCCCGCGAGCTCAAGCTCGTGACCAGCGTGCTGCCGATCCTGCGCAGCCACCCGCACGTGCGCGGCGAGCTGCGGCGACGGCTGGGCGACCTGCGCGCGGGCCGTGCCGGCACGGAGTGGGCCCGCTACCGCTAG